The following are encoded together in the Babylonia areolata isolate BAREFJ2019XMU chromosome 18, ASM4173473v1, whole genome shotgun sequence genome:
- the LOC143292172 gene encoding putative serine/threonine-protein kinase DDB_G0277449, producing the protein MALLAAELCDALAFLHGKDIIHRDVQPENIVFDKHGHCKLTEFGSAFYNDWDGTAAQNQRPGGTPLFWAPELFHTPPLCSRMVDWWALGMTLLKLVLRENVMYVDPFSDDHASYLKAVERNVRNFTMDAVREEAFQYGQFSRAIRQFIGDLLEPVPDDRLGMYGLLQVSVHPLFLTDDLLKLPPPLEQQQQQRRTTARCSQQIRLGPTHVKEIFHEVRSMMR; encoded by the exons AAGGACATAATACACAGAGACGTCCAGCCAGAAAACATTGTGTTCGACAAGCATGGCCACTGCAAACTGACAGAATTCGGGTCCGCCTTCTACAATGACTGGGACGGGACGGCGGCACAGAACCAGCGGCCGGGCGGCACTCCCCTGTTCTGGGCTCCCGAGCTGTTCCACACTCCTCCCTTATGTAGTAGG ATGGTAGATTGGTGGGCCCTGGGGATGACATTACTCAAGCTGGTGTTACGAGAAAATGTCATGTACGTAGATCCATTTTCGGACGACCATGCCAGCTACTTGAAAGCTGTTGAGCG TAACGTCAGAAATTTCACGATGGACGCGGTGAGGGAAGAAGCATTCCAGTACGGACAGTTCTCACGTGCCATCAGACAGTTCATCGGTGATCTTCTAGAACCTGTGCCTGACGATCGGCTGGGGATGTATGGACTGCTCCAGGTTTCAGTCCACCCTCTGTTCCTGACGGATGACTTGTTGAAG CTCCCTCCTCCcttggagcagcagcagcagcagaggcggACGACTGCAAGATGCAGTCAGCAGATCCGGCTGGGCCCGACCCACGTCAAGGAAATCTTCCACGAAGTCCGGTCGATGATGAGGTAA